A single window of Zea mays cultivar B73 chromosome 10, Zm-B73-REFERENCE-NAM-5.0, whole genome shotgun sequence DNA harbors:
- the LOC100382139 gene encoding acyl-[acyl-carrier-protein] desaturase 7, chloroplastic isoform X1 has product MAATTPLLAVAGHGVSYKPANAKDSYYCFKFASSARTRVTLPQIIHWRCRSSHSSTGTTTMAVPVLKRREKQDEEQEWMGYLAPEKLEVLAHLEPWAEAHVLPLLKPAEEAWQPSDMLPDPAALGDEGFHDACRELRARAASVPDAHLVCLVGNMITEEALPTYQSVPNRFEAVRDLTGADSTAWARWIRGWSAEENRHGDALSHYMYLSGRVDMRQVDRTVHRLIASGMAMNAARSPYHGFIYVAFQERATAISHGNMARHVGAHGDHVLARVCGAIMADEKRHETAYTRIVAKLFEVDPDAAVRALGYMMRHRITMPAALMTDGRDAHLYAHYAAAAQQTGVYTASDYRSILEHLIRQWRVEELAAGLSGEGRRARDYVCGLPHKIRRMEEKAHDRAAQTQKKPTSVPFSWIFDRSVNVVIP; this is encoded by the exons ATGGCGGCAACAACACCACTGCTTGCTGTGGCTGGACATGGAGTATCCTACAAACCAGCAAATGCTAAAGACAGCTACTACTGCTTCAAATTTGCATCATCGGCAAGAACAAGAGTCACCCTCCCACAGATCATCCACTG GAGGTGCAGGAGCAGTCATAGCAGCACGGGGACCACGACCATGGCCGTCCCTGTCCTCAAGCGGCGGGAGAAGCAGGACGAAGAGCAGGAATGGATGGGGTACCTGGCCCCGGAGAAGCTGGAGGTGCTAGCACACCTGGAGCCGTGGGCGGAGGCGCACGTGCTGCCGCTGCTGAAGCCCGCGGAGGAGGCGTGGCAGCCGTCGGACATGCTCCCGGACCCGGCGGCGCTGGGCGACGAGGGCTTCCACGACGCGTGCCGCGAGCTCCGCGCGCGGGCGGCCAGCGTGCCCGACGCCCACCTGGTGTGCCTGGTGGGCAACATGATCACTGAGGAGGCCCTGCCCACGTACCAGAGCGTGCCTAACCGCTTCGAGGCCGTGCGCGACCTCACCGGCGCCGACTCCACCGCCTGGGCGCGCTGGATCCGCGGCTGGTCCGCCGAGGAGAACCGCCACGGCGACGCCCTCAGCCACTACATGTACCTCTCGGGCCGCGTCGACATGCGCCAGGTCGACCGCACCGTGCACCGCCTCATCGCCTCCGGCATGGCCATGAACGCCGCCAGGAGCCCCTACCACGGCTTCATCTACGTCGCTTTCCAGGAGCGCGCCACCGCCATCTCGCACGGCAACATGGCGCGGCACGTCGGCGCGCACGGCGACCACGTGCTCGCCCGCGTATGCGGCGCCATCATGGCCGACGAGAAGCGCCACGAGACCGCATACACCCGCATCGTCGCCAAGCTCTTCGAGGTCGACCCGGACGCGGCCGTGCGCGCGCTCGGCTACATGATGCGCCACCGGATCACCATGCCGGCAGCGCTCATGACCGACGGCCGCGACGCCCACCTCTACGCCCACTACGCCGCCGCCGCGCAGCAGACCGGCGTGTACACTGCGTCTGACTACCGAAGCATCCTGGAGCACCTCATACGGCAGTGGCGCGTGGAGGAGCTCGCGGCGGGGCTCTCCGGCGAGGGGAGGCGCGCGCGGGACTACGTGTGCGGGCTGCCGCACAAGATCCGGAGGATGGAGGAGAAGGCCCATGACAGGGCGGCCCAGACCCAGAAAAAGCCCACGTCTGTCCCGTTTAGCTGGATCTTCGATAGATCCGTCAATGTCGTGATTCCGTAA
- the LOC100382139 gene encoding Acyl-[acyl-carrier-protein] desaturase 7, chloroplastic — protein sequence MKYRRCRSSHSSTGTTTMAVPVLKRREKQDEEQEWMGYLAPEKLEVLAHLEPWAEAHVLPLLKPAEEAWQPSDMLPDPAALGDEGFHDACRELRARAASVPDAHLVCLVGNMITEEALPTYQSVPNRFEAVRDLTGADSTAWARWIRGWSAEENRHGDALSHYMYLSGRVDMRQVDRTVHRLIASGMAMNAARSPYHGFIYVAFQERATAISHGNMARHVGAHGDHVLARVCGAIMADEKRHETAYTRIVAKLFEVDPDAAVRALGYMMRHRITMPAALMTDGRDAHLYAHYAAAAQQTGVYTASDYRSILEHLIRQWRVEELAAGLSGEGRRARDYVCGLPHKIRRMEEKAHDRAAQTQKKPTSVPFSWIFDRSVNVVIP from the exons ATGAAATACAG GAGGTGCAGGAGCAGTCATAGCAGCACGGGGACCACGACCATGGCCGTCCCTGTCCTCAAGCGGCGGGAGAAGCAGGACGAAGAGCAGGAATGGATGGGGTACCTGGCCCCGGAGAAGCTGGAGGTGCTAGCACACCTGGAGCCGTGGGCGGAGGCGCACGTGCTGCCGCTGCTGAAGCCCGCGGAGGAGGCGTGGCAGCCGTCGGACATGCTCCCGGACCCGGCGGCGCTGGGCGACGAGGGCTTCCACGACGCGTGCCGCGAGCTCCGCGCGCGGGCGGCCAGCGTGCCCGACGCCCACCTGGTGTGCCTGGTGGGCAACATGATCACTGAGGAGGCCCTGCCCACGTACCAGAGCGTGCCTAACCGCTTCGAGGCCGTGCGCGACCTCACCGGCGCCGACTCCACCGCCTGGGCGCGCTGGATCCGCGGCTGGTCCGCCGAGGAGAACCGCCACGGCGACGCCCTCAGCCACTACATGTACCTCTCGGGCCGCGTCGACATGCGCCAGGTCGACCGCACCGTGCACCGCCTCATCGCCTCCGGCATGGCCATGAACGCCGCCAGGAGCCCCTACCACGGCTTCATCTACGTCGCTTTCCAGGAGCGCGCCACCGCCATCTCGCACGGCAACATGGCGCGGCACGTCGGCGCGCACGGCGACCACGTGCTCGCCCGCGTATGCGGCGCCATCATGGCCGACGAGAAGCGCCACGAGACCGCATACACCCGCATCGTCGCCAAGCTCTTCGAGGTCGACCCGGACGCGGCCGTGCGCGCGCTCGGCTACATGATGCGCCACCGGATCACCATGCCGGCAGCGCTCATGACCGACGGCCGCGACGCCCACCTCTACGCCCACTACGCCGCCGCCGCGCAGCAGACCGGCGTGTACACTGCGTCTGACTACCGAAGCATCCTGGAGCACCTCATACGGCAGTGGCGCGTGGAGGAGCTCGCGGCGGGGCTCTCCGGCGAGGGGAGGCGCGCGCGGGACTACGTGTGCGGGCTGCCGCACAAGATCCGGAGGATGGAGGAGAAGGCCCATGACAGGGCGGCCCAGACCCAGAAAAAGCCCACGTCTGTCCCGTTTAGCTGGATCTTCGATAGATCCGTCAATGTCGTGATTCCGTAA